One window from the genome of Gimesia aquarii encodes:
- a CDS encoding efflux RND transporter permease subunit, whose amino-acid sequence MLRALVAFSIREPLIMFCVTAVLIGFGWYSIREVPIDAIPNIGENQVIIFTAWPGRSPKDVEDQVTYPLSVSMLAVPDAESVRGKSLFGYSFVQITFKDSTDFYWARSRVAEQLGTAAAMLPDGVVPTLGPDATGLGQVLYYVLEPPKNMNLAELRSLQDFVVKYELQAVPGVSEVASVGGYVRQYQVEIDPDKLRFYDIPLDQVIKAVRQSNIDVGAKTVESGGMEFIIRGRGFIGAGQDTSEAIKEIEQTVIRSKQGVPIRIRDLGYVQLGPEFRRGAIDLNGTEAVGGVVVMRFGENPRTVIDRVKAKITQIEPSLKGVKFKLIYDRTGLINETIATLTTALTEEVIITAIVILLFLLHLRASIVVAITLPIAVLMAFIAMNVFGVDANIMSLAGIAIAIGTMVDMGIVVSESIYDHLAEWEVKERPGGSEKRLAVIYEATVEVAPAVVTAVMTTIVSFLPVFMLTGRDYKLFAPLAWTKTFSIAAALIVAITLVPLLSRMFLSSNQIARRYKFIFAIGFSLVCGYLAWIAGTAFSDQLMINLPLLIILCMGIGGFACYWMLSERLRPIDQNPIGKTIHYLYEPTLRFFLAHKMFFFSLPTMMVLLGLGSWIGLPTVMKPFEKFSNALGLDLNELPGYVEAKHVFPGLKSNDWIALDEGSWFYMPTLYPAASLSQAMEVLQTQDAMISEIPEVENVLGKIGRIESALDPAPAAMIETYVMLKPTDQWREGVTSKDIWDQINAVATLPGVTPASPLQPIEGRVVMLQSGIKAPMAIRIFGDSLDGLAKSSIAIADLLKQIPQVNAATVNPDIVLGKPYVEFDVDRETAARYGMSTSMINEIIETALGGANVTTTVEGRERYPIRVRYERNLREQIDELNRLPVVTQSGEIIPLSMLAKMKTTWGPGVISSEDARLVAHVSFSGSGMEGALETVKAVESSLRTAQQDGSLNLPTGYALKAVGSFQNQIEANNRLLWVVPLVIITNLFIIYLQFRNFPITLAVFSGIPVAFAGGMIFLGFNEIQINTAVWVGFIALFGIAVDDGVVMATYLDQIFTRKKLSTTKDIRDAAVEAGLKRIRPCLMTTFTTIIALLPVIFSTGRGSDVAKAMAWPVIGGMTVALLTLFIVPVVFVSFKELKMNLGMDDPHWAGTEEENEA is encoded by the coding sequence ATGCTGCGTGCCTTGGTTGCATTTAGTATCCGCGAACCACTGATCATGTTTTGTGTGACCGCTGTGCTCATCGGTTTCGGATGGTATAGCATACGCGAGGTCCCCATCGATGCCATTCCCAACATTGGTGAAAACCAGGTCATTATCTTCACAGCCTGGCCGGGCCGGTCGCCTAAAGATGTGGAAGATCAGGTGACTTATCCACTCTCGGTTTCAATGTTGGCGGTTCCCGATGCGGAGTCAGTCCGTGGAAAAAGCTTATTCGGTTACAGTTTTGTTCAGATCACGTTCAAGGATAGTACCGATTTCTATTGGGCACGATCTCGTGTTGCCGAACAGTTGGGAACAGCAGCAGCCATGCTTCCCGATGGAGTCGTTCCCACATTGGGACCGGATGCCACCGGATTGGGACAGGTGCTCTATTACGTATTAGAGCCGCCAAAGAATATGAATCTGGCAGAATTACGCAGCCTGCAGGACTTCGTAGTGAAATATGAACTCCAGGCCGTACCCGGTGTCAGCGAAGTTGCCAGTGTGGGTGGTTACGTACGGCAATATCAGGTTGAAATTGATCCGGACAAGCTTCGTTTCTATGACATTCCTCTCGATCAGGTCATCAAAGCCGTGCGTCAGTCCAACATTGACGTGGGAGCCAAGACAGTGGAATCGGGGGGGATGGAATTCATTATTCGAGGTCGGGGGTTCATCGGGGCGGGGCAAGATACTTCAGAAGCGATTAAAGAGATTGAGCAAACGGTCATCCGTTCCAAACAAGGTGTCCCCATCCGAATTCGAGATCTTGGCTATGTTCAACTGGGGCCTGAGTTTCGCCGGGGCGCGATCGATCTCAATGGAACGGAAGCCGTAGGTGGCGTGGTTGTCATGCGATTTGGTGAGAATCCTCGAACGGTCATTGATCGAGTCAAAGCAAAAATCACACAAATTGAACCGAGCTTGAAAGGGGTAAAATTTAAGTTGATTTATGATCGTACTGGTTTGATTAACGAGACGATTGCGACTTTGACCACCGCACTCACTGAAGAAGTTATCATCACAGCGATTGTGATTCTGTTGTTTCTGCTGCATCTACGAGCCAGTATCGTGGTGGCAATCACACTTCCCATCGCAGTTTTGATGGCATTTATTGCCATGAATGTGTTTGGTGTTGATGCCAACATCATGTCACTGGCAGGAATCGCGATCGCCATCGGGACCATGGTTGATATGGGAATTGTAGTTTCCGAATCTATTTATGATCATCTTGCAGAATGGGAGGTAAAAGAGAGACCGGGAGGGAGTGAAAAGCGACTGGCGGTTATTTATGAAGCTACCGTCGAAGTGGCACCTGCTGTCGTCACTGCTGTGATGACAACTATTGTCAGTTTTTTGCCTGTGTTTATGCTAACGGGAAGAGACTACAAACTGTTCGCTCCTTTGGCCTGGACGAAGACCTTTTCTATCGCTGCCGCGTTAATCGTGGCGATCACGCTCGTACCACTGCTGAGTCGCATGTTTCTCTCCTCCAATCAGATCGCTCGGCGATACAAATTCATCTTTGCAATTGGATTCAGTCTGGTTTGTGGTTATTTGGCTTGGATCGCAGGCACAGCTTTTAGCGATCAATTAATGATTAACCTTCCGTTATTAATCATTTTATGCATGGGTATTGGTGGGTTTGCCTGTTATTGGATGTTGAGTGAACGCCTTCGTCCTATTGACCAAAATCCGATTGGGAAAACGATTCACTATTTGTATGAGCCGACACTCCGCTTTTTTCTGGCCCACAAAATGTTTTTCTTTTCACTTCCCACGATGATGGTCTTACTTGGTTTGGGGTCATGGATTGGATTACCGACAGTTATGAAACCGTTTGAGAAGTTTTCAAACGCGTTAGGCTTGGATCTCAATGAACTCCCCGGGTATGTGGAAGCCAAACATGTGTTTCCTGGTCTGAAATCGAATGACTGGATTGCCCTTGATGAAGGGAGTTGGTTTTATATGCCCACGCTCTATCCTGCCGCCAGTCTTTCTCAAGCGATGGAAGTCCTGCAAACTCAGGATGCGATGATCAGTGAAATTCCCGAAGTCGAAAATGTTTTGGGAAAAATTGGACGGATCGAATCAGCGCTTGACCCTGCCCCCGCAGCCATGATTGAAACCTACGTTATGCTCAAACCAACCGATCAATGGCGCGAGGGAGTGACGTCCAAAGATATTTGGGACCAGATCAATGCAGTGGCGACTCTCCCGGGAGTGACTCCCGCATCGCCACTGCAACCTATTGAAGGGCGTGTTGTAATGTTACAAAGCGGCATCAAGGCGCCTATGGCGATTCGTATTTTTGGCGACAGTCTCGATGGTCTGGCCAAGTCTTCGATTGCCATAGCCGATCTGCTAAAGCAGATACCGCAGGTGAATGCAGCCACAGTGAATCCTGATATTGTGTTAGGGAAACCGTATGTGGAATTCGATGTGGATAGAGAAACCGCAGCTCGCTATGGCATGTCAACTTCAATGATCAACGAGATTATAGAAACCGCGTTGGGTGGTGCAAACGTTACAACGACTGTGGAAGGACGAGAACGCTATCCCATCCGGGTGCGTTACGAACGGAATCTTCGCGAGCAGATCGATGAGCTGAACCGATTACCCGTGGTGACACAATCAGGCGAGATCATTCCTCTCTCGATGTTAGCGAAAATGAAAACCACTTGGGGACCGGGTGTCATCAGTAGTGAAGACGCCCGGCTGGTAGCCCATGTCTCATTTTCTGGGTCAGGGATGGAAGGAGCACTGGAAACAGTAAAGGCCGTCGAGTCGAGCCTGCGTACCGCCCAGCAAGATGGCTCGCTGAACTTGCCAACCGGTTATGCTTTGAAGGCGGTAGGATCTTTTCAGAATCAGATCGAAGCGAACAATCGCTTGTTGTGGGTTGTGCCCCTGGTCATCATTACAAATCTTTTCATCATTTATCTTCAGTTCCGAAATTTTCCCATTACTCTGGCTGTGTTTTCTGGAATTCCTGTTGCCTTTGCAGGGGGGATGATCTTTCTGGGGTTCAACGAAATTCAGATTAATACCGCCGTCTGGGTGGGCTTTATCGCCTTGTTTGGAATTGCAGTGGATGATGGCGTGGTGATGGCAACCTATCTCGATCAAATATTTACCCGCAAAAAGTTATCGACTACCAAGGATATTCGTGATGCGGCTGTGGAAGCAGGGTTGAAACGGATTCGTCCCTGTTTGATGACAACATTCACCACCATCATTGCACTGCTTCCCGTGATCTTTTCCACGGGACGCGGATCGGATGTCGCGAAAGCGATGGCATGGCCCGTGATCGGTGGTATGACTGTCGCCCTACTGACGTTATTCATTGTTCCCGTAGTATTTGTATCATTCAAGGAGCTGAAAATGAACCTCGGTATGGATGATCCCCATTGGGCAGGGACCGAAGAAGAGAATGAAGCTTAG
- the map gene encoding type I methionyl aminopeptidase codes for MTIETEQELRELRHIGRIVATTLKEMMSRTEPGMTTGELDLIGKEMFERYDAHSAPKVTYNFPGYTCISINEEVAHGIPGNRVIQPGDVVNIDVSAEKNGYFADTGGTLVVPPDNAIKNKLINSTKLALNEACHVARAGRPLNSIGRSIEKVAKQSGFQIIKNLCSHGIGLGLHEPPDTIPGYYEPGEKRRLHAGLVITIEPFLSTTNRFVTETDDGWTLAGGKNSLSAQFEHTLVITKGRPILLTMI; via the coding sequence ATGACGATCGAAACGGAGCAGGAGCTCAGAGAATTAAGACATATTGGCAGAATCGTAGCAACGACGCTGAAAGAAATGATGAGTCGCACAGAACCTGGCATGACCACGGGAGAGCTGGATCTCATCGGCAAAGAGATGTTTGAACGCTATGATGCCCATTCCGCTCCGAAAGTGACATACAATTTTCCCGGCTATACCTGCATCAGTATCAATGAAGAGGTCGCGCATGGAATTCCCGGAAACAGAGTGATCCAGCCCGGCGATGTTGTGAATATTGATGTGTCTGCTGAAAAGAATGGATACTTCGCAGATACCGGTGGAACCCTGGTTGTTCCTCCGGACAACGCGATCAAAAACAAACTGATCAACTCAACGAAACTTGCCCTGAACGAAGCCTGCCACGTCGCGAGAGCAGGTCGACCGCTCAATAGCATCGGAAGGTCGATTGAGAAGGTTGCAAAACAGAGCGGCTTTCAAATTATCAAAAATTTATGCAGCCACGGTATCGGACTTGGATTGCACGAACCACCTGACACAATTCCAGGTTACTATGAACCAGGAGAGAAACGAAGGTTACATGCAGGACTGGTTATCACCATTGAACCATTCTTATCAACGACAAACAGGTTTGTCACAGAGACCGACGACGGATGGACACTGGCAGGTGGAAAAAACAGTCTCTCGGCCCAGTTTGAGCACACGCTGGTCATTACGAAAGGCAGGCCAATCTTGTTGACCATGATATAA
- a CDS encoding PF20097 family protein gives MIETPQCPDCEKPMEKGFIPEHTHYGAVQPLWHPGDPEKQTFFGMKLKNSYLKIEATETRKVISYRCSECGLLRSYAE, from the coding sequence ATGATTGAAACTCCACAATGCCCTGATTGTGAAAAACCAATGGAAAAAGGATTCATTCCTGAGCACACTCACTATGGCGCAGTCCAGCCGCTGTGGCATCCGGGCGATCCAGAAAAACAGACATTCTTTGGGATGAAACTTAAGAATAGTTATCTCAAAATTGAAGCGACCGAAACTCGCAAAGTGATCTCTTACAGATGCTCTGAATGTGGACTACTGCGGTCTTATGCGGAGTAA
- a CDS encoding DNA polymerase Y family protein — protein sequence MGTSLIGHIDSDCFYVSCERIRSYGLRGVPCGVLGNQGACVIAKSYELKAYGVKVGQPIWQAKKLCPHAVYVKRDFRWYETISRQLLNLLKTLSPSVEYYSVDEMFFDASELERYFDLPLFDAAQMLQTLVQDEIGIPVSIGIAPSRTIAKLGSDSAKPFGVRVLDSDCEVFLHSQSVGELCGIGSKSERKLKEHNIRTCWDYRKADRLMIRDLLTIKGEALWWELRGEAVNPIQTQRPPHKAIARGGSCGGKTKDQDRIRAWAVRNIERLIEALDHHQVYAGQISLQIDANKTALWLGRTPLAAPSASFRTFYDAVMPMLEAAPRTHPISHMHIIAEELTWRDKVQKSLFFEEPQSPLDKLKREINQKLGRFAVRSAETLPLQEIYHDATHNYDICDISGKMCF from the coding sequence ATGGGCACTAGTTTGATCGGTCATATTGACTCGGACTGCTTTTATGTAAGCTGCGAGAGAATAAGAAGTTACGGATTGCGAGGAGTTCCCTGCGGCGTGCTTGGCAATCAGGGTGCGTGTGTGATTGCCAAGAGTTATGAGCTCAAAGCGTACGGCGTGAAGGTCGGTCAGCCGATCTGGCAAGCCAAAAAACTTTGCCCGCATGCCGTCTATGTAAAGCGTGATTTTCGTTGGTATGAAACGATCTCGCGACAGTTGTTGAACCTTCTCAAAACGCTCAGTCCCTCAGTTGAATATTACAGCGTTGATGAAATGTTTTTCGATGCTTCCGAGCTCGAACGCTATTTTGATCTCCCTCTTTTCGATGCGGCTCAGATGCTGCAAACACTGGTCCAGGACGAAATCGGCATACCGGTTTCCATTGGTATCGCGCCGTCCCGTACGATTGCCAAGCTAGGTAGCGATTCCGCAAAGCCGTTTGGTGTGCGTGTGCTTGATAGTGATTGCGAAGTCTTTTTGCATAGTCAATCGGTTGGGGAATTGTGTGGCATCGGTAGCAAAAGTGAACGCAAACTGAAAGAGCACAATATTCGTACCTGCTGGGACTACCGCAAGGCAGATCGGCTCATGATCCGCGACTTGCTCACGATCAAAGGGGAAGCCCTGTGGTGGGAACTGCGGGGAGAAGCCGTTAATCCGATCCAGACACAACGACCACCTCACAAAGCCATTGCCCGCGGCGGTTCGTGTGGCGGGAAGACCAAAGATCAAGATCGGATTCGTGCCTGGGCGGTGCGAAACATCGAACGACTGATCGAAGCGCTCGACCATCATCAGGTCTATGCCGGTCAGATCAGTTTACAAATTGATGCCAACAAGACGGCCCTTTGGCTGGGGCGTACTCCTCTGGCAGCACCCTCTGCCTCGTTCAGAACATTTTATGATGCCGTCATGCCGATGTTGGAAGCCGCCCCGCGAACTCACCCCATCAGCCACATGCATATTATCGCGGAAGAGTTGACCTGGCGCGACAAGGTACAAAAGTCATTGTTTTTTGAAGAACCACAAAGTCCACTCGATAAACTGAAACGGGAGATTAATCAAAAGCTCGGCAGGTTTGCGGTGCGGAGTGCGGAGACTCTGCCACTGCAGGAAATTTATCACGATGCAACCCATAATTATGATATTTGTGATATATCAGGAAAGATGTGTTTTTAA